A DNA window from Trichomycterus rosablanca isolate fTriRos1 chromosome 9, fTriRos1.hap1, whole genome shotgun sequence contains the following coding sequences:
- the six6b gene encoding homeobox protein SIX6b — MFQLPTLNFSPQQVAGVCETLEESGDIERLGRFLWSLPVAPAACEVLNRNESVLRARAIVAFHTGNFRELYHILENHKFTKDSHSKLQALWLESHYREAEKLRGRPLGPVDKYRVRKKFPLPKTIWDGEQKTHCFKERTRHLLREWYLQDPYPNPSKKRELAQATGLTPTQVGNWFKNRRQRDRAAAAKNRLQQQVLTNGSVSGEDGVADRLGNASSPEAGLSNKAAASAISITSSDSECDI; from the exons ATGTTTCAGTTGCCAACGCTGAATTTCAGCCCCCAGCAGGTAGCGGGGGTTTGCGAGACTCTGGAGGAAAGCGGCGATATTGAGCGCCTCGGCCGGTTCTTGTGGTCGCTACCCGTGGCGCCAGCCGCCTGCGAGGTGCTTAACCGCAACGAGTCAGTGCTGAGAGCTCGAGCAATCGTGGCCTTCCACACAGGCAACTTCCGCGAGCTTTACCACATTCTAGAGAACCATAAATTTACCAAAGACTCCCATTCAAAACTGCAAGCGCTTTGGCTCGAGTCGCACTACCGGGAGGCGGAAAAGCTCCGGGGGCGCCCGCTAGGACCTGTAGACAAATACAGGGTTCGGAAGAAGTTTCCACTGCCCAAAACTATCTGGGACGGAGAACAAAAGACGCACTGCTTTAAAGAAAGGACCAGACACTTGCTGCGGGAATGGTATCTGCAAGACCCTTATCCGAACCCTAGTAAAAAGAGAGAGCTTGCACAAGCCACAGGACTTACACCAACCCAGGTGGGAAACTGGTTTAAAAATCGAAGGCAAAGGGACAGAGCAGCAGCCGCCAAGAACAG GTTACAGCAGCAGGTACTTACTAACGGCTCGGTATCGGGTGAGGATGGAGTGGCTGATCGGCTCGGTAACGCGTCCAGCCCGGAAGCTGGCCTGTCAAATAAAGCCGCAGCCTCCGCCATCTCCATCACATCAAGTGACAGCGAATGTGACATCTAA